A single region of the Pirellulales bacterium genome encodes:
- the folD gene encoding bifunctional methylenetetrahydrofolate dehydrogenase/methenyltetrahydrofolate cyclohydrolase FolD codes for MTAKLLDGKALATKLQVKLQTQVAQFKAQSGITPCLAAVLVGENPASEVYVRNKRQACERVSMASQLHRLPAEAAQRDLLHLIAKLNNVSGEHAVHGILVQLPLPKQIDEKAILDAVHPLKDVDAFHPENVGRLVQGRPRFLPCTPQGIQQLLVHNHIETAGKHVVVLGRSEIVGKPIALMLVQRGAGADATVTICHSRTHNLPDITRQADILIAAIGQPRFVKADMIRPGATVIDVGINRVDGKLCGDVDFDAVRQVAGAITPVPGGVGPLTITMLLENTLKAAKLQIANHGQ; via the coding sequence ATGACCGCTAAACTGCTCGATGGCAAAGCACTGGCCACAAAATTACAGGTCAAGCTGCAAACCCAGGTGGCGCAGTTCAAAGCGCAATCGGGAATCACGCCCTGCTTGGCGGCGGTCCTAGTGGGCGAAAATCCGGCCAGCGAAGTGTATGTGCGCAACAAGCGGCAAGCTTGCGAGCGCGTGAGCATGGCCAGCCAGCTGCACCGCCTGCCTGCCGAAGCCGCGCAGCGAGACTTGCTGCACCTGATCGCCAAATTGAATAATGTCTCTGGCGAGCATGCAGTGCATGGTATCTTGGTGCAGCTTCCATTGCCCAAGCAAATCGACGAAAAGGCCATTCTCGACGCCGTCCATCCGCTGAAAGATGTCGACGCCTTTCACCCGGAAAACGTGGGCCGGCTGGTCCAAGGCCGTCCGCGGTTTCTGCCCTGCACTCCGCAGGGCATTCAACAATTATTGGTCCACAACCATATCGAAACCGCCGGCAAGCATGTGGTGGTGCTGGGCCGGAGCGAAATCGTCGGCAAGCCTATCGCCCTAATGCTGGTGCAACGCGGCGCCGGAGCCGATGCCACAGTCACCATTTGCCACAGCCGTACACACAATTTGCCCGACATCACGCGCCAGGCCGATATCCTCATTGCCGCCATCGGCCAACCGCGGTTCGTCAAAGCCGATATGATTCGGCCCGGGGCGACGGTCATCGACGTGGGCATCAACCGCGTCGATGGCAAACTGTGCGGCGATGTCGATTTTGACGCCGTGCGCCAAGTGGCCGGCGCCATTACGCCTGTTCCCGGCGGCGTCGGCCCACTCACGATCACCATGCTCTTGGAAAACACGCTAAAAGCGGCCAAACTCCAGATCGCCAATCACGGCCAATAA